ACTCAGGTTCATCGTCAGGCTAGCAAACAAATTAATTTTCGGGTGAGTGAACCGGACTATTTAAAGCTGGCGCGTTCGGCGCAAACTTTAAATCTGTCCGTGCCGGCTTTTGTCAAAAAGAAGGCCCAGGGGGCGCGCTTAGTTGCCCCTAAGATTGCTGCCCAAGATGCCCAGAACATCACTCATCAGTTAGCTAAAATTGGCGGTAATCTTAATCAATTGGCCCATCATGCTAATCAAGGTGGTCAAATCGATCCCCAAGCATTAAAGGATTTACAAAACGAGGTGCAACG
This genomic interval from Lactobacillus sp. CBA3605 contains the following:
- the mobC gene encoding plasmid mobilization relaxosome protein MobC, producing the protein MNEPQNLASTKKTTQVHRQASKQINFRVSEPDYLKLARSAQTLNLSVPAFVKKKAQGARLVAPKIAAQDAQNITHQLAKIGGNLNQLAHHANQGGQIDPQALKDLQNEVQRVWQQLT